In the genome of Fusarium fujikuroi IMI 58289 draft genome, chromosome FFUJ_chr02, one region contains:
- a CDS encoding related to RNA polymerase II holoenzyme/mediator subunit, translating into MGDRLTQLQDAVDQLATQFVACLHYVNKRHDLETLGPNDKVREVKDAPKEGMSEFMIHSKGNMLTSLIDSLPPDEFRAGMVELSQDLIVKEQQIEVLISSLPGLDNSEMDQERYIKELEEDLKIAEAQRQEAIKEKDQILSELDSVIRSIRRP; encoded by the exons ATGGGTGATCGATTAACCCAGCTGCAAGATGCTGTAGACCAG CTGGCCACACAGTTCGTCGCATGCCTTCACTATGTCAACAAGCGACATGACCTTGAAACACTTGGTCCTAATGACAAGGTCCGCGAAGTGAAAGATGCTCCAAAAGAAGGCATGTCCGAATTCATGATCCATTCGAAGGGAAACATGCTAACTTCCCTCA TTGATTCACTTCCTCCAGATGAGTTTCGAGCTGGTATGGTAGAGTTGTCGCAGGATCTCATTGTCAAAGAGCAACAAATCGAggtcctcatctcatctctcccCGGCTTAGACAACAGTGAGATGGATCAGGAGAGGTACATTAAAGAGCTGGAGGAGGATTTGAAGATTGCTGAAGCCCAACGCCAAGAAGCAATCAAGGAGAAAGATCAGATTTTGTCTGAGCTTGACAGTGTTATCCGCAGCATACGACGACCATAA
- a CDS encoding related to translocation protein sec62, protein MSEQPPQPGPQPGQIPMPQPGQRPTPEQIQAMQRQLAIDAEKNGMTVPEFIEHIKRQAQEQMRMRAQQQQQGHDHDHDHNGHSHDHGQPPQQGRAQPITPGPPNPKAIALASFLRGQDLKPRTVILNGERKDMFRVKRALRALQSPAYEKARKKNPLLPEITDRASLENTFKLLPLSMLALRVSKVEPQAGPNGKKPKRVKGQWTVKIEQQQEAKEDMYYCWLWEGSQLKRKIYAGLALLAIFAIVLYPLWPLVLRQGVYYLSWGLLGLLGLFFLMAIFRVILFCITYFTTPPGLWLFPNLWEDVSFMDSFRPVWAWHETEKKKKKKKSAAPGTTPNPAFAAATGQVNTSATTTGTDTQVKTGGVQQRHYEAPRVEELDDDE, encoded by the exons ATGTCTGAGCAACCTCCCCAGCCAGGCCCCCAGCCTGGGCAGATTCCCATGCCGCAACCTGGGCAGCGACCTACACCCGAGCAGATTCAGGCAATGCAGCGCCAACTCGCcatcgatgctgagaagaacgGCATGACTGTCCCTGAATTTATCGAGCACATCAAGAGACAAGCGCAAGAGCAAATGAGAATGCGCgcacaacagcaacagcaaggtCATGATCACGACCACGACCACAACGGTCATTCTCATGATCACGGTCAACCTCCCCAGCAGGGTCGCGCCCAGCCTATTACGCCGGGACCCCCAAACCCCAAGGCCATTGCTCTTGCCTCGTTCCTGCGAGGCCAGGATCTCAAACCCAGAACTGTGATTCTGAACGGCGAGCGAAAGGACATGTTTCGAG TCAAGCGAGCCCTCCGAGCTCTTCAGTCCCCCGCATATGAGAAGGCCCGCAAGAAGAACCCTCTTCTCCCCGAAATCACCGACAGAGCTTCTCTCGAGAACACATTCAAGTTGTTGCCCCTGAGCATGCTTGCTCTCCGAGTTTCCAAGGTCGAACCGCAGGCAGGCCCTAACggaaagaagcccaagcgTGTCAAGGGACAGTGGACTGTCAAGAttgagcagcaacaagaggcAAAGGAAGACATGTACTACTGCTGGCTGTGGGAAGGTAGCCAGCTCAAGCGCAAGATCTACGCCGGTCTCGCACTCCTTGCCATCTTCGCTATCGTCTTGTACCCTCTGTGGCCCCTGGTGCTGCGCCAGGGTGTCTACTACCTCAGTTGGGGACTCCTTGGACTGCTCGGactgttcttcttgatggccaTCTTCCGAGTTATCCTGTTCTGTATCACCTACTTCACAACGCCACCTGGATTATGGCTATTCCCCAACTTGTGGGAGGACGTTTCTTTCATGGACAGTTTCAGACCCGTCTGGGCTTGGCATGAG accgagaagaagaagaaaaagaagaagtctgcTGCCCCTGGAACCACCCCCAACCCAGCCTTCGCAGCCGCTACTGGTCAAGTTAACACAAGTGCGACTACAACTGGCACGGATACTCAGGTCAAGACTGGTGGTGTGCAGCAACGGCACTACGAGGCCCCACGAGTTGAAGAGCTCGATGACGACGAGTAG
- a CDS encoding probable pyrimidine 5`-nucleotidase, with translation MGSTQDMNPGKPVLFFDIDNCLYPRSTKVHDIMAKLIDEYFSKHLEIPWDEAVKLHKEYYTNYGLAIEGLVRHHQIDPLDYNAKVDDALPLEEIIKPNPELRELLEDIDKSKVTVWLFTNAYVNHGKKVVRLLGIEDIFDGLTYCNYAEQPLLCKPDPRMYEKAMREAGVDRVEDCYFVDDSALNCTEAKKFGWTAAHLVEEGVPAPKTPASQYQIQHLRELRNVYPQFFKSTSSKA, from the exons ATGGGCAGCACTCAGGACATGAACCCGGGGAAGCCGGTCCTATTCTT CGATATTGACAACTGTCTCTATCCACGGA GCACAAAAGTCCATGACATAATGGCTAAACTCATTGATGAGTACTTCTCCAAGCACCTGGAGATCCCTTGGGATGAAGCTGTGAAACTGCACAAAGAGTATTACACCAACTATGGCCTCGCTATTGAGGGGTTGGTGCGCCATCACCAAATCGATCCCCTGGATTACAACGCCAAAGTGGACGATGCTTTACCCCTCGAAGaaatcatcaagcccaacCCTGAGCTACGCGAGCTCCTGGAGGACATCGACAAGTCCAAGGTTACTGTGTGGCTTTTCACCAACGCTTACGTGAACCACGGGAAGAAGGTTGTTCGCCTCTTGGGCATCGAGGATATCTTCGATGGTCTCACATACTGCAACTATGCGGAACAACCGTTACTCTGCAAGCCGGACCCCCGCATGTACGAGAAGGCGATGCGCGAAGCAGGCGTCGACCGTGTGGAGGATTGTTACTTTGTCG ATGATTCTGCCCTGAACTGCACAGAAGCCAAAAAGTTTGGTTGGACAGCAGCCCATCTCGTTGAGGAGGGAGTGCCAGCTCCCAAAACCCCTGCTTCGCAATACCAAATCCAGCATCTGCGAGAGCTACGGAATGTCTACCCGCAGTTCTTCAAATCTACTTCAAGCAAGGCATAG
- a CDS encoding related to thioredoxin domain containing protein 5 precursor, with protein sequence MRFSPLAILAGLSAVALAEEERNPVTDPTTFNGKSVPPFKELTPSNWEEETKKNKFWMVKHYSPYCKHCTRFAPTFQTLYEFYYTSKPPTENPDDTFTKYYDFAFGTVNCVAYYDFCMDHNIQSYPTTILYEDGKVFDTLRGIKNMTALTTSVENALSKTHPGRPALVELPQPGDTVYPAPKAEEPAAEKKVEGAQGDAKAPVEKPAVNAEKPLDAVAEKPVEEPAGKNAGKSLDDITELPKDAEKSDKTESTEKKPEESAAAKDENKNTFGADWKVPTTGQMLKKTKPKDTTPKYNLEGTSVPLTPENFDKLVTSSKDPWFIKFYAPWCSHCKAMAPTWQQLAKNMQGKLNIGEVNCEADHKLCTQMGVKAFPTIYFVTGTEKAEYKGLRGVGDFVAYAEGALEVAGGVIDVDAESFKELEKTEEVLFVYFYDHATTTEDFKALEALPLNLIGRGKIVKTSDTELCSRFKITTWPRLLVSREGRATYYTPITPDEMRDVDSLVSWMKSTWLPLVPEMTAVNAKQIMSHKLVVLAILNRNDEDRLQISISELKNAANEWVDRQVQEFQLERKKLRDAKQMRIEEAQSRDDQRALRNAKAIKIDMDSTRRKEVGFAWVDGIFWQRWIATTYNIDVRDGERIIINEEDRHQFWDTTPTGNQIMVSHTSIMDTLDKIVYGPNPISPKYTIGTLAKFFFDIKMNFVDHPFLSMGFVIAVGFGLYSWIRNRTRRSRGTFFRMDDSLGLKDGLLGQNGNDKSD encoded by the exons ATGCGCTTCTCGCCGCTTGCGATCCTCGCTGGGCTGTCAGCTGTAGCTctggctgaagaggagaggaacCCAGTGACTGACCCTACGACTTTTAACGGAAAATCAGTACCGCCATTCAAGGAGCTGACACCATCAAACTGGGAGGAGGAAACAAAGAAGAATAAGTTCTGGATGGTAAAGCATTACAG TCCGTACTGCAAGCACTGCACGAGATTCGCTCCAACATTCCAGACACTCTACGAATTTTACTACACCTCGAAGCCCCCGACCGAAAACCCTGACGACACTTTCACAAAGTACTACGATTTCGCATTCGGCACGGTTAATTGTGTTGCCTACTATGATTTCTGCATGGACCACAACATTCAGTCATACCCGACGACGATTCTCTACGAAGATGGAAAGGTGTTCGACACGCTGCGAGGAATAAAGAACATGACAGCGCTGACCACCTCGGTCGAGAATGCACTCTCCAAAACACATCCAGGACGTCCTGCACTCGTGGAATTGCCCCAGCCTGGTGATACTGTGTACCCTGCgcccaaggctgaggaaccagccgccgagaagaaggtcgagggAGCTCAGGGAGATGCTAAGGCTCCTGTGGAAAAGCCCGCCGTTAATGCCGAGAAGCCACTCGACGCCGTTGCTGAAAAGCCGGTTGAGGAGCCAGCTGGTAAAAATGCGGGCAAGTCTCTGGACGACATTACCGAATTGCCCAAGGATGCAGAGAAATCTGACAAGACCGAATCAaccgagaagaagcctgaggaatctgctgctgctaagGACGAAAATAAGAACACGTTTGGCGCTGATTGGAAGGTCCCCACCACAGGccagatgctgaagaagaccaaACCCAAGGATACCACTCCCAAGTACAATTTGGAGGGCACAAGTGTACCTCTGACTCCTGAAAACTTCGACAAGTTGGTCACAAGCTCGAAGGATCCCTGGTTTATCAAGTTTTATGCGCCTTGGTGCTCTCACTGCAAAGCTATGGCCCCTACATGGCAGCAGTTAGCAAAGAACATGCAAGGAAAGCTCAACATTGGCGAGGTCAACTGTGAGGCCGATCACAAGCTTTGCACACAGATGGGCGTCAAGGCATTCCCTACCATCTATTTTGTCACAGGCACCGAAAAGGCTGAATACAAGGGTCTCCGCGGAGTTGGTGATTTCGTTGCATATGCCGAGGGTGCTCTTGAGGTTGCTGGTGGGGttattgatgttgatgccgAGAGCTTtaaggagctcgagaagacCGAGGAGGTTTTGTTTGTCTACTTCTATGACCATGCAACTACTACCGAGGACTTCAAGGCACTGGAAGCCCTCCCGCTCAACCTCATTGGACGTGGCAAGATTGTAAAGACAAGTGACACTGAGCTTTGCTCTCGGTTCAAGATCACGACTTGGCCCAGACTTCTGGTTTCGCGCGAGGGGCGTGCCACTTACTACACCCCTATCACTcctgatgagatgagagatgtAGATTCCCTCGTCTCCTGGATGAAATCTACTTGGCTCCCGCTTGTCCCTGAGATGACTGCCGTCAACGCCAAGCAGATCATGAGCCACAAGCTGGTTGTGCTTGCGATTCTGAACCGCAATGACGAGGACCGTCTACAAATCTCCATCTCAGAACTCAAGAACGCGGCCAACGAGTGGGTTGACCGCCAGGTGCAGGAATTCCAGCTGGAGCGTAAGAAGCTCCGAGATGCTAAGCAGATGAGAATCGAGGAAGCTCAGAGCCGTGACGATCAGCGTGCCCTTCGTAAtgccaaggccatcaagattGATATGGACTCTACCCGTCGTAAGGAAGTCGGCTTTGCTTGGGTTGATGGTATTTTCTGGCAGAGGTGGATTGCCACAACCTACAACATCGACGTTCGAGATGGTGAGcgtatcatcatcaacgaggAAGAT CGACATCAATTCTGGGACACTACCCCTACAGGTAACCAGATCATGGTTAGCCATACCTCTATCATGGACACTCTCGACAAGATCGTCTATGGCCCCAACCCAATCTCCCCCAAATACACTATCGGTACTTTGGCcaagttcttcttcgacataAAGATGAACTTTGTCGACCACCCATTCCTGTCAATGGGATTTGTCATTGCCGTTGGCTTTGGTCTCTACTCGTGGATCCGCAACCGTACCAGACGGTCTCGCGGCACTTTCTTCCGTATGGACGACTCGCTTGGTCTCAAGGATGGTCTCCTAGGACAGAACGGTAACGACAAGTCTGACTAG
- a CDS encoding related to phospholipase D, with protein sequence MDFLKKVGEHVESVLNKKDDDDKHDSQSQSHSGQSQQSHGQDYGYSQSQSQGQGQYGSQSYGQSQGHGNQSYGSQGYGNQGPSQGYGQSQGYGQSQGHANLGYGNSGYDNQGPPQSYGQSQGYGQPQGYGQSQGYGNQGYGSQGPSQGGYDRPPSGGRPQGGKQSHGDDPSHDSAAQYLQRQQAVNRYHSFASESKGNVKWYVDGASYFWAVSQALEQAQESIYILDWWLSPELYLRRPPAKNEQYRLDRMLQQAAQRGVQVYIIVYKEVEAALTLNSSHTRTALEALHKNIHVFRHPDHLPTGYDLQRELGKSIKALTNFDLAKASGDAIKAVYGTADGVVLYWAHHEKLLVIDNGKIGFMGGLDMCFGRWDTNSHPIADAHPGNLDAIVFPGQDYNNARVYDFADVKDWDQNKLDRTKSSRMGWSDVALSMNGPITRDMVDHFIDRWNFIFKDKYKEKNPGKYHKLELPPRDTSGSGDRRSRGEDDYLGGLTQQFSRGMDRLRSFGEHDGTHRDRGHRSEGRGDMPHIQMIRSCAEWSSGHPLERSIQNAYIDAIKNSRFYVYIENQFFITATDDKQRVVKNKIGAALVERIIRADHEGTPFHVWVLMPAVPAFAGDLQDEGALGTRAIMEFQYDSISRGGYSIIEKLQKAGIRDTSRYIGFYNLRNFDRINTSKTMADAEARTGVSYEEARKERDRELGGYPDEGSGRAARDQYQQSRGDFSGSRGGDNYESRGYGDRSQRDDYRQEPQRGHNSRPDSRRQDDDYRGGHSGSKYRRDSDSDDDRRGGSHGRRRDSDSDDDRRGDKYGRRPARDPYAHPGADPRFDSRPQGYSQQGYGRDDDYRGSSQQSYGGRGDYGERPDAGYGRPERNPYEHPQADPRYSGRQGSDSYGSRRDDRPQYGDQPQRQEQGGYSQGGHSQGGGADSYQRYQQGASKVGDNTLDTISSCYMDKGPRVTDLRWDGNTEDEINAFVSEELYIHSKLLIVDDQLVICGSANLNDRSQLGDHDSEIAVVIEDPTPVESYMNGRPYTASRFAASLRRFLFRKHLGLVPDQRWDQPNRNWTPVDRDPNDYDWGSPADHLVVDPLSPDFQRLWTSTARVNTETFDRAFHPVPTNRVRTWKEYDTFFSQYFIIPGKKDQDVKAELKKGKVEYGHIVKSEFPGGVREVREWLSRIRGTLVEMPLDFLVDAGDIAKEGLTLNNLTNELYT encoded by the exons ATGGATTTCCTTAAGAAGGTCGGCGAGCACGTCGAGAGCGTTTTGAACAagaaagacgatgatgataagCATGATTCTCAATCACAATCTCACAGCGGACAGAGTCAGCAGTCCCATGGACAAGATTACGGCTATAgtcagtctcagtctcaaggacaaggccaatATGGAAGTCAAAGTTATGGACAATCTCAAGGCCATGGCAATCAGAGCTACGGAAGTCAGGGATATGGTAACCAAGGCCCTTCTCAAGGCTATGGGCAGTCCCAGGGATACGGCCAGTCTCAGGGCCATGCCAACCTGGGCTATGGAAACTCAGGCTACGATAACCAAGGTCCTCCTCAGAGCTATGGACAATCTCAGGGTTATGGGCAGCCCCAAGGCTACGGGCAGTCCCAAGGATATGGTAATCAAGGCTACGGTTCCCAAGGCCCATCTCAAGGAGGTTATGACCGACCACCAAGCGGTGGCCGTCCACAAGGGGGAAAGCAATCTCACGGCGATGACCCCTCTCATGATTCTGCTGCCCAATATCTTCAGAGGCAGCAGGCAGTGAACCGATACCATTCATTTGCCTCAGAGTCGAAGGGCAACGTTAAGTGGTACGTCGATGGTGCTTCATACTTCTGGGCTGTCTCCCAAGCCCTTGAGC AGGCACAGGAAAGCATTTACATTCTCGATTGGTGGCTGAGCCCTGAGCTATATCTTCGCCGCCCCCCTGCTAAGAACGAACAATACCGTCTGGATCGAATGCTTCAACAAGCCGCACAGCGCGGCGTCCAGGTTTACATCATCGTTTATAAGGAGGTCGAAGCAGCTTTGACCCTCAATAGCAGCCATACAAGGACTGCTCTTGAAGCGCTGCACAAGAATATCCATGTCTTCCGACACCCCGACCACTTACCCACAGGTTACGACCTGCAGAGGGAATTGGGCAAGTCTATCAAGGCTCTAACCAACTttgatcttgccaaggcATCTGGAGATGCTATCAAGGCTGTCTATGGTactgctgatggtgttgtaCTGTACTGGGCGCATCATGAGAAGCTCCTCGTCATTGACAATGGCAAGATTGGGTTTATGGGAGGACTGGATATGT GCTTTGGAAGATGGGACACAAATA GTCACCCCATCGCCGATGCTCATCCCGGTAACTTGGATGCCATTGTCTTTCCCGGACAAGACTACAACAATGCTAG AGTCTACGACTTCGCTGATGTTAAGGACTGGGATCAAAACAAGC TCGATCGAACCAAAAGCTCAAGAATGGGTTGGTCAGATGTTGCTCTGAGCATGAACGGACCTATCACTCGTGACATGGTCGATCACTTTATCGACCGATG gaacttcatcttcaaagacaagtacaaggagaagaatcCCGGCAAGTATCACAAACTCGAGCTGCCCCCGCGAGACACCTCTGGTTCTGGAGATAGACGATCTAGAGGCGAGGACGATTACTTGGGTGGCCTAACACAGCAGTTCAGCCGTGGCATGGATAGACTGAGATCGTTTGGGGAACATGATGGCACTCATCGTGACCGGGGGCACAGATCTGAAGGTCGTGGCGACATGCCTCACATCCAGATGATCCGAAG TTGCGCTGAGTGGTCATCTGGCCACCCCCTTGAGCGTTCGATTCAGAACGCATACATCGACGCCATCAAGAACTCTAGATTCTACGTTTACATTGAGAACCAA TTCTTCATCACCGCCACCGATGATAAGCAACGAGTTGTTAAGAACAAGATCGGTGCTGCGTTGGTAGAAAGAATTATTCGCGCTGACCATGAAGGAACACCCTTCCATGTCTGGGTTTTGATGCCGGCCGTCCCGGCCTTTGCAGGAGACTTACAGGACGAGGGAGCTCTGGGAACCAGAGCCATCATGGAGTTTCAATATGACTCGATCTCGCGTGGTGGGTACAGTATCatcgagaagcttcagaAGGCAGGCATTCGAGATACATCCAGATACATCGGATTCTACAACCTCCGAAACTTTGATCGAATCAATACTTCCAAGACAATGGCTGATGCCGAAGCCCGAACTGGTGTGTCGTACGAAGAGGCTCGAAAGGAGAGAGACCGAGAGTTGGGCGGTTACCCAGATGAGGGATCTGGAAGGGCAGCACGTGATCAGTACCAACAGAGTCGAGGCGACTTTTCAGGCTCACGAGGAGGTGACAACTATGAAAGTCGGGGCTATGGGGACCGATCTCAGCGAGATGATTACCGACAGGAGCCTCAGAGGGGCCACAACTCCCGACCAGACAGCAGACGCCAGGACGATGACTACCGTGGAGGTCACTCTGGGTCCAAATACAGACGCGATAGCGACAGCGACGATGACCGCCGAGGTGGTAGCCACGGGAGACGACGTGATAGTGATAGCGACGATGATCGCCGAGGCGACAAGTACGGGCGTCGACCAGCCCGAGATCCCTATGCCCACCCTGGAGCCGATCCTCGATTTGATTCTAGACCCCAAGGATATTCTCAGCAGGGATATGGACGTGATGACGACTATCGCGGCTCCTCACAGCAAAGTTACGGTGGTCGGGGCGACTATGGGGAGCGGCCAGATGCAGGATATGGACGACCCGAGCGAAATCCCTATGAGCATCCTCAAGCTGACCCACGTTACAGTGGGAGACAGGGTTCTGATAGTTACGGCTCCCGCCGCGATGATCGTCCCCAGTATGGTGACCAGCCACAGCGACAGGAACAAGGAGGCTACTCCCAGGGGGGTCACTCCCAAGGAGGTGGTGCAGATTCGTATCAGAGATACCAACAGGGGGCGAGCAAAGTTGGCGACAACACTCTCGACACTATCAGCTCCTGCTACATGGACAAAGGCCCTAGAGTCACTGATCTACGCTGGGATGGCAACACTGAAGATGAAATTAACGCTTTTGTCTCTGAGGAGTTGTACATTCacagcaagcttctcatcGTCGATGACCAACTTGTTATTTGCGGCTCAGCCAACTTGAACGACCGCTCACAGCTCGGCGACCACGACTCTGAGATCGCAGTTGTCATTGAAGACCCTACACCTGTAGAGTCATACATGAACGGACGTCCCTACACGGCCTCGCGCTTCGCTGCTTCTCTGCGCCGCTTCCTCTTCCGCAAGCATCTCGGCCTTGTTCCTGATCAACGATGGGATCAACCAAACCGAAACTGGACGCCCGTCGACCGAGACCCTAACGATTACGACTGGGGTTCTCCAGCCGATCATCTCGTCGTCGATCCGCTCAGCCCAGATTTCCAACGTCTCTGGACCAGCACTGCACGTGTCAACACTGAGACATTTGATCGAGCATTCCACCCTGTTCCCACCAACAGAGTTAGAACCTGGAAGGAATACGACACTTTCTTCTCTCAGTACTTCATCATCCCTGGTAAGAAAGACCAGGATGTCAAGGCGGAGCTtaagaagggcaaggttgAGTATGGTCACATTGTGAAATCTGAGTTCCCTGGTGGTGTGAGGGAGGTCAGGGAGTGGTTGTCACGAATCCGTGGTACACTCGTTGAGATGCCTCTTGATTTCTTGGTTGACGCCGGAGATATCGCTAAGGaaggcttgaccttgaatAATCTCACGAATGAGCTCTACACTTGA